In Prunus dulcis unplaced genomic scaffold, ALMONDv2, whole genome shotgun sequence, one genomic interval encodes:
- the LOC117613550 gene encoding E3 ubiquitin-protein ligase WAV3-like: MGTGWRRAFCTTIPRDPADQTRVSEKQQRSPSPSPRSCTRLGFFSSGSSNPSTPRLQSQPVISSQSSIDDHESPRLLECKTSSSTPKSTRTSFLSSSNPTSPRSPLKLSLFRNSFKFRSNCGICLNSVKTGQGTAIYTAECGHAFHFPCIAAHVRSHDSLLCPVCNCTWKDVPLLAIHKNLNQSRNDVVEPTKPKPREVEKKIIVEAASPRASSKPLYDDDESLFSPTSRIIPIPEADDEDEDATDPFPENDDVEEFQGFFVNPNPSSSDGRINGRDIRTNNVQVRILPESALLSSGRGFDTYVVALRVKAPPPSVFNTSRRVSIDLVTVLDVSGSMTGAKLQMLKRAMRLVISSLGSNDRLSIVAFSATTKRLLPLKRMTAHGQRLARRIVDRLVCGQGTSVGDALRKATKVLEDRRDRNPVASIMLLSDGQDERVKISAHQRQGSGHVSATRFAHIEIPVHAFGFGETGGYSQEPAEDAFAKCVGGILSVVVQDLRIQLGFDSGSAPAEIAAIYSCNGGPAVHGSASVRLGDLYAEEERELLVELRVPRALARGSHHVMSVRCLYKDPATQEIVYGKEQALLVPLADAVRSASGPKIERLRGLFITTRAVAESRRLVEHNDYSSAHHLLASARALLLKSKSASAEEHVRGLEAELAELHWRRQHKIMEEQQQMLMMIQRRRGGSSSEREIAVDENGEPLTPTSAWRAAEKLAKVAMMKKSLNRVSDLHGFENARF, translated from the exons atgggTACTGGTTGGAGACGAGCCTTCTGCACTACAATCCCTCGAGATCCAGCAGATCAAACCAGAGTATCAGAGAAGCAGCAGAGAAGCCCAAGCCCAAGTCCCAGAAGCTGTACGAGGCTTGGTTTCTTCTCCAGTGGCAGCAGCAACCCTTCTACTCCGAGATTGCAATCTCAGCCGGTGATCTCATCCCAGAGCTCCATTGATGACCATGAAAGCCCCAGGCTGCTTGAATGCAAAACCAGTAGTAGCACTCCCAAGAGTACAAGAACTTCCTTTCTCTCCAGCTCAAACCCAACTTCTCCTCGATCCCCTCTCAAGCTCTCCCTCTTCAGAAACAGCTTCAAATTTCGA AGCAACTGTGGGATTTGCTTGAACAGCGTGAAGACAGGGCAGGGCACAGCCATATACACAGCAGAGTGTGGTCACGCCTTCCATTTCCCTTGCATAGCTGCTCATGTGCGCAGCCATGACAGCCTCCTCTGCCCAGTCTGCAACTGCACATGGAAAGACGTCCCTCTCCTCGCCATCCACAAAAACCTCAACCAATCCCGAAACGACGTCGTGGAGCCCACCAAACCCAAGCCCAGGGAAgtggagaagaagataataGTGGAGGCCGCCTCACCCAGAGCCTCATCGAAGCCATTGTACGACGACGACGAGTCTCTTTTCTCTCCCACATCACGGATCATCCCTATACCAGAAGCCGACGATGAAGACGAAGACGCCACAGACCCATTCCCCGAAAACGACGACGTCGAGGAGTTCCAGGGCTTTTTCGTCAATCCGAACCCTTCATCTTCCGACGGGCGAATCAACGGCCGAGATATCAGAACCAATAATGTCCAGGTCAGGATTTTACCCGAGTCCGCTTTACTCTCGTCGGGTCGGGGCTTCGACACCTACGTCGTGGCTTTGCGGGTCAAGGCTCCTCCGCCCTCAGTTTTTAACACTTCGCGTCGtgtttcgatcgatttggtgacGGTGCTCGACGTCAGCGGAAGCATGACCGGCGCGAAGCTCCAGATGCTGAAACGCGCCATGCGTTTGGTCATTTCGTCGCTCGGCTCCAACGACCGGCTTTCGATTGTCGCATTTTCAGCTACCACGAAGCGGCTGCTGCCGTTAAAAAGAATGACGGCTCACGGTCAACGTTTGGCCAGGAGAATCGTTGACCGGCTTGTGTGCGGTCAGGGGACCAGTGTTGGCGATGCATTGAGGAAGGCGACTAAAGTGCTTGAAGATCGGAGAGACAGAAATCCGGTTGCCAGTATCATGCTCTTATCGGACGGTCAGGATGAGAGGGTGAAAATTTCAGCCCATCAGCGTCAGGGATCCGGCCACGTGTCGGCTACCCGATTCGCTCATATTGAGATCCCGGTTCATGCTTTCGGGTTCGGTGAAACCGGCGGCTACAGCCAGGAGCCGGCTGAGGACGCGTTTGCCAAATGCGTTGGGGGAATTTTGAGTGTGGTGGTGCAAGACTTGAGAATTCAGCTCGGCTTCGATTCCGGCTCGGCTCCCGCTGAGATTGCAGCCATCTATTCGTGCAATGGAGGGCCTGCGGTGCACGGTTCAGCTTCCGTGCGGCTCGGCGACTTGTACGCCGAGGAAGAGAGGGAGCTGCTCGTTGAGCTGCGTGTTCCCCGAGCTTTGGCTCGCGGGAGCCACCATGTTATGTCAGTCCGGTGCCTATATAAAGACCCGGCTACTCAGGAGATTGTGTACGGGAAAGAGCAGGCGCTTTTAGTACCTCTCGCTGATGCCGTTCGATCAGCTTCCGGTCCAAAGATCGAACGATTAAGAGGGCTTTTTATAACCACACGTGCCGTAGCCGAGTCACGGAGATTGGTTGAGCATAACGACTACTCTAGCGCGCATCATTTGCTTGCATCGGCTCGGGCTTTGCTCCTAAAGTCGAAGTCTGCATCGGCTGAGGAGCACGTACGCGGCTTGGAAGCTGAGCTGGCGGAGCTGCATTGGAGGAGACAGCATAAGATCATGGAGGAGCAGCAGCAGATGCTGATGATGATCCAACGGCGGAGGGGTGGCAGCAGCAGCGAGAGGGAGATAGCCGTGGACGAAAACGGGGAGCCGCTTACGCCGACATCAGCGTGGAGAGCGGCTGAGAAGCTGGCTAAAGTGGCTATGATGAAGAAGTCGTTGAATAGAGTGAGCGACTTGCACGGCTTTGAAAATGCTaggttttaa